DNA sequence from the Nanoarchaeota archaeon genome:
GAAATATCTGCGTTTTTTATGGCACGTTTGTCTTTCTGCCTTATGATCCAACGAATCTTCTCGTTATTCAGCTTTTTCATGTATTCTATAATGGGGTGGAAATTAATTCGGGATAATATAATCCAAGGCAGCACGTGCATAATTCCTGGCAAGAACTCCTTTAAGCGGCGGATTATCTCTTTCTATCCCATCCATTGCATCGTCAACGAGTTTTCCGATTGTCGGCTGTTTTGCATTGCGCTGAAGATGTTCCCACCTTGCTTCGGGAGGCACCCAAAAGATGTTTTCTGCGCGATATTCGTCTGGATCTTCAGGATCTCTGCCGGATGAAGAATCATCAACTATCTCTTTGTGTTTTGACTCAAAGGCATCCGAAATGTATTTGAGAAATATTAATCCAAGAACAACATGCTTGTACTCGGCAGCATCCATATTGTTCCGTAATTTATCCGCGACTTGCCAAAGTTTTTGCTCAAAGCCTAGATTTGCTCCGTTAGAAGACTTGGAGTTTGCCATGGGTGTCGCCATATACTAAATAATTATATTTTAAGAATATAAATGCCTCGAGCATGTTTAAACATACGAAAAGGCGGTATATTATACCTCAAAGTAGGTTGACGAACTGGTTGACGCAAAGGTTGACGCAAGTTTTCTATATTTAGTTTGCAGTCATCAGCCCAACATCTGTTGCCGTACTGTGGGCAAAACCTCGATGATTACT
Encoded proteins:
- a CDS encoding type I restriction-modification system subunit M N-terminal domain-containing protein, whose amino-acid sequence is MANSKSSNGANLGFEQKLWQVADKLRNNMDAAEYKHVVLGLIFLKYISDAFESKHKEIVDDSSSGRDPEDPDEYRAENIFWVPPEARWEHLQRNAKQPTIGKLVDDAMDGIERDNPPLKGVLARNYARAALDYIIPN